In a genomic window of Mycolicibacterium neoaurum VKM Ac-1815D:
- a CDS encoding TetR/AcrR family transcriptional regulator, translating to MNRAKVERDYGGISATDRRADRRRRLLAAGRQLWGESGVAEVTVRGVCAQAGLITRYFYEQFDNREALIFAVADDVRDQLLAAMVAAGVGDPGTLADKLRSALTAFLEIIAADPHVHRISTGDVSTVPGLTEHRGKILDLITDEVTLRAPDVLDGEVPGPAELRRGALFIVGGVNQLIEDWLSDPQLAPAELAAVAAEMCVALFRGLAHSPTQ from the coding sequence ATGAACCGCGCGAAGGTGGAGCGGGATTACGGCGGGATCAGCGCAACCGACCGTCGCGCCGATCGCAGACGCCGCCTGCTCGCCGCGGGCCGCCAACTCTGGGGCGAATCCGGGGTGGCGGAAGTCACCGTCCGCGGCGTGTGCGCCCAGGCCGGGCTGATCACCCGGTACTTCTATGAGCAGTTCGACAACCGCGAGGCATTGATCTTCGCGGTGGCCGATGATGTGCGCGATCAACTGTTGGCCGCGATGGTCGCGGCGGGTGTGGGCGATCCCGGCACGCTGGCCGACAAACTGCGCTCGGCCTTGACGGCGTTCCTGGAGATCATTGCCGCCGACCCGCACGTGCATCGGATCTCCACCGGGGACGTCAGCACCGTGCCCGGCCTGACCGAACACCGCGGCAAGATCCTGGATCTCATCACCGACGAGGTGACCCTGCGGGCGCCCGACGTCCTCGACGGCGAGGTGCCCGGACCGGCCGAGTTGCGCCGCGGCGCGCTCTTCATCGTCGGCGGGGTCAACCAGCTGATCGAGGACTGGTTGTCCGATCCGCAACTGGCGCCCGCGGAGTTGGCCGCGGTGGCCGCCGAGATGTGTGTGGCGCTGTTCCGCGGGCTCGCACACTCCCCTACCCAGTGA
- a CDS encoding AMP-binding protein codes for MSIDLIHELVSAAAAKAPDRAAVIGADGESISFAQFDSQVRRLASWVAAHSAPGDRIAVVADNSPDYARLYYAVPRSGRILTMINQRLSPAEQLTALGSAEPTLVLGDRGYLDALPHSSVPFGDVDWKRFPADVCADAPAPDDPAWLLFTSGSTGTPKGVLHTHRSITTAVRGTAAGRAVPSGGVYLLPFPMCHIAGYNMLVHHSRASTVLPVAAFRPDTFVSTVHAHGVTSCSLAPTMLHSLLAHLEQTGQTLPTLRDISYGSAAIPADLLRRAVDTLGVGFHQGYGMTETGGNVTFLGPDDHRSADPAILRSAGRPHAEVEVRIAANGEILVRGAQVAARYWPDSPVTVDGWLPTGDIGIRDEHGRLVVTDRLKDVIITGGENVSSREVEDVLSLHPCVGQVAVVGVPDPYWGEAICAVVVAVTPVRAEELITHVRARLAAFKRPRHVLFVDRLPLTSNGKVAKEAVRHQARAAV; via the coding sequence ATGAGCATAGATCTGATCCACGAGCTGGTGTCGGCCGCGGCCGCGAAGGCTCCGGACCGCGCCGCCGTCATCGGTGCCGACGGTGAATCGATCAGCTTCGCGCAGTTCGACTCTCAGGTTCGTCGGCTCGCATCCTGGGTGGCCGCGCACAGCGCGCCCGGGGATCGCATCGCGGTCGTCGCCGACAACAGTCCCGACTATGCCCGGCTCTACTACGCCGTCCCGCGTAGCGGCCGCATCCTCACCATGATCAACCAACGCCTCAGCCCCGCAGAGCAGCTCACCGCGCTCGGCTCGGCCGAGCCGACCCTGGTGCTCGGTGACCGCGGCTACCTGGATGCGCTCCCCCATTCCTCGGTACCTTTCGGCGATGTCGACTGGAAACGGTTTCCCGCCGATGTGTGCGCCGATGCCCCAGCGCCCGACGATCCGGCCTGGCTGCTGTTCACCAGCGGTTCGACCGGCACTCCCAAGGGGGTGCTGCACACCCACCGGTCGATCACCACAGCGGTGCGCGGCACGGCGGCGGGCCGGGCGGTGCCCTCCGGTGGGGTCTATCTGCTGCCGTTCCCGATGTGTCACATCGCCGGCTACAACATGCTGGTCCACCATTCCCGCGCCTCGACGGTGCTGCCGGTGGCGGCTTTTCGGCCCGATACCTTCGTTTCCACGGTGCACGCGCACGGTGTCACGTCGTGTTCGTTGGCCCCGACCATGTTGCACAGCCTGTTGGCCCATCTCGAGCAGACCGGGCAGACTCTGCCGACCCTGCGCGATATCAGCTATGGCTCGGCGGCCATCCCGGCCGATCTGCTGCGCCGCGCCGTGGACACGTTGGGAGTGGGATTCCACCAGGGCTACGGCATGACCGAAACCGGCGGCAACGTCACATTTCTGGGACCGGACGACCATCGCAGCGCGGACCCGGCAATCCTGCGCAGTGCCGGCCGACCACACGCCGAGGTCGAGGTCCGGATCGCGGCGAACGGTGAAATCCTGGTCCGCGGGGCACAGGTGGCCGCACGGTACTGGCCGGACAGCCCGGTTACCGTCGACGGCTGGTTGCCCACCGGTGATATCGGCATCCGCGACGAGCACGGCAGGCTGGTGGTCACCGACCGGCTCAAGGACGTCATCATCACCGGTGGTGAGAACGTCTCCTCCCGAGAGGTCGAGGACGTGCTGTCACTGCATCCGTGCGTGGGGCAGGTCGCGGTCGTCGGCGTCCCGGATCCCTACTGGGGCGAGGCGATCTGCGCCGTCGTCGTGGCGGTGACACCGGTGCGCGCCGAAGAGCTGATCACCCATGTGCGCGCCCGACTCGCTGCGTTCAAACGTCCAAGGCATGTGCTCTTCGTCGACCGGTTGCCGTTGACCAGCAACGGCAAGGTGGCCAAGGAGGCCGTGCGCCATCAGGCCCGCGCGGCGGTGTGA
- a CDS encoding DUF5078 domain-containing protein: MNAHTHNRPVRTTLMLAVAALSAAVLGSPSAQADATDEYPIPSKQIETQCDAEQYLAAARDTSPIYFERYMLDKSNRPLDVQQMAVDRIHWFYSLDAAGRRQYSEDTATNIYYEQVATRWGNWAKVFFNNKGVVAKAAAVCMNYPRGDMSVWAWPVAR, encoded by the coding sequence ATGAACGCCCACACCCACAACCGGCCCGTCCGAACCACACTCATGCTGGCCGTCGCCGCGTTGTCGGCGGCGGTGCTCGGCTCGCCGTCGGCGCAGGCCGATGCCACCGACGAGTACCCCATCCCCAGCAAGCAGATCGAAACCCAGTGTGACGCCGAGCAGTATCTGGCCGCGGCACGCGACACCAGCCCGATCTACTTCGAGCGGTACATGTTGGACAAGAGCAACCGGCCCCTCGATGTGCAGCAGATGGCCGTCGACCGCATCCATTGGTTCTATTCACTCGATGCCGCGGGACGCCGCCAGTACTCCGAGGACACCGCCACCAACATCTACTACGAGCAGGTGGCCACCCGCTGGGGCAACTGGGCCAAGGTGTTCTTCAACAACAAGGGCGTGGTGGCCAAGGCCGCCGCGGTGTGCATGAACTACCCGCGCGGTGACATGTCCGTGTGGGCCTGGCCCGTCGCCCGTTGA
- a CDS encoding ABC transporter ATP-binding protein: MSADILPVASGRATWRWLRHELRGRPGVLVGTVLVGILAAGAAVLPVYVLGALVDRIIDGSPSSVIVTIAAALVAAALVGGAATGASNYLIARLGSVMLADLREAGVDRALALPTTTVERVGRGDLLSRVSTDVATIAKAVNEVIPTMFSALMLTALTLASMLGVDWRLAIAGAVSIPFYLLALRWYLPRSAPRYAEERRVIAERSQVLMESMLGAPTVHAYHSHASHQRDIEDASARVRDISIGVFTFFTRFVGRVNGSEFIGLSVILVTGFWLVSDGAVTVGQTTAAALLFHRLFNPISMLLFTADEAQSAGASLARLVGLVSIPQPPAVSGTEVPPRDTSLELTNLEFSYDGDHPVLRDVSIRLDPGQRVALVGSTGAGKSTVAGIAAGVLHPQRGQVRIGGVLLDDMTAEQRRRHVAIISQDVHVFAGALAEDLRLAKPDASDDEIAAALHTVGAEQWVATLSDGVHTIVGEGGHELTAAQAQQVALARLLLLDPAVAILDEATAEAGSLGARDLERAAAAVTAGRTTLIVAHRLTQAATADRIIVMAHGAIIEEGTHDELVAAQGSYAQLWRAWTAHHTASEGN; this comes from the coding sequence ATGAGCGCCGATATTCTGCCCGTCGCAAGCGGTCGCGCGACGTGGCGATGGTTGCGCCACGAACTCCGCGGTCGCCCAGGGGTACTCGTGGGCACGGTGTTGGTCGGAATCCTCGCCGCGGGGGCCGCGGTCTTGCCGGTGTACGTGCTCGGCGCTCTCGTCGACCGGATCATCGACGGTTCACCGTCCTCGGTCATCGTGACCATCGCGGCCGCGCTGGTCGCCGCGGCACTGGTGGGCGGCGCGGCCACGGGTGCGTCGAATTATCTGATCGCCCGGCTCGGTTCGGTGATGCTGGCCGATCTGCGTGAGGCGGGTGTGGACCGCGCCCTCGCCCTGCCGACGACCACGGTGGAGCGGGTAGGACGCGGAGATCTGCTGTCGCGGGTCAGCACCGACGTCGCGACCATCGCCAAGGCCGTCAACGAGGTCATCCCGACGATGTTCTCGGCGCTGATGCTGACGGCGTTGACGCTGGCGTCGATGCTCGGCGTGGATTGGCGACTGGCCATCGCCGGCGCCGTCTCGATTCCGTTCTACCTGTTGGCATTGCGGTGGTATCTGCCGCGGTCGGCGCCGCGGTACGCCGAGGAACGGCGCGTCATCGCAGAGCGGTCGCAGGTGCTGATGGAAAGCATGCTGGGCGCGCCCACCGTGCACGCCTACCATTCGCACGCGTCTCACCAGCGTGATATCGAGGATGCCTCGGCGCGGGTGCGGGACATCTCCATCGGGGTGTTCACGTTCTTCACCCGGTTCGTCGGGCGGGTCAACGGCTCCGAATTCATCGGACTTTCCGTCATTTTGGTGACCGGCTTCTGGTTGGTCTCCGACGGCGCCGTCACCGTCGGCCAGACCACCGCCGCGGCGCTGTTGTTCCATCGACTCTTCAACCCGATCAGCATGCTGCTGTTCACCGCCGACGAGGCGCAGTCCGCCGGTGCCAGTCTGGCCAGGCTGGTCGGTCTGGTGAGCATTCCACAACCGCCTGCCGTCAGCGGGACCGAGGTGCCACCACGCGACACCTCGCTGGAGCTGACCAACCTCGAATTCAGCTATGACGGAGATCATCCCGTCCTGCGCGATGTCAGCATCCGGCTGGACCCCGGGCAACGGGTGGCACTTGTCGGTTCGACCGGTGCCGGCAAATCGACCGTGGCCGGTATTGCGGCCGGGGTCCTGCACCCGCAGCGCGGCCAGGTCCGGATCGGCGGTGTGTTGCTGGACGACATGACCGCCGAGCAGCGTCGTCGGCATGTCGCCATCATCAGCCAGGACGTCCACGTGTTCGCCGGGGCGCTCGCCGAGGATCTGCGGCTCGCCAAACCGGATGCCTCCGACGACGAGATCGCGGCGGCGCTGCACACCGTCGGAGCAGAACAATGGGTCGCCACACTCAGCGACGGTGTGCACACCATCGTGGGTGAGGGCGGCCACGAGCTCACCGCCGCCCAGGCCCAGCAGGTTGCCCTGGCGCGGTTGCTGTTGCTCGATCCGGCCGTGGCGATCCTCGACGAGGCGACCGCCGAGGCGGGCAGCCTCGGTGCGCGCGACCTGGAACGGGCCGCGGCCGCCGTCACCGCCGGGCGCACCACCCTCATCGTGGCGCACCGGTTGACCCAGGCGGCCACCGCCGACCGGATCATCGTGATGGCGCACGGCGCGATCATCGAGGAGGGCACGCACGACGAACTCGTGGCGGCACAGGGCAGTTACGCTCAGCTGTGGCGCGCCTGGACCGCCCACCACACGGCATCCGAGGGAAACTGA
- a CDS encoding ABC transporter ATP-binding protein, with product MSGNPLDDSSSDVTPGDGGGRTRTGAAILWRTVTRNARRLTSGSLLICGHQLCEAMVPVLIGVLVDRAVKPGDATQLVIWIGVLAALFAVLTSCYRFGARHLMRAIATEGHQLRIDLAARILDPRRLRTSQRSGELLSIASTDADNVSYLLDYIPRIAGAITAIVVCATVLLTIDVPLGLAVLIGTPVILFALQFGGPVITRRVAEQQEAAGEATAMSADLVAGLRPLRGIGAEHAAAARYRTVSRDALRASIRAARAQGVYLGFSSVLSSLLAVGIAVLAGWLALRGSITVGQLITVIGLAQFLLEPFGTMAEAPSWIAEARASAERVGWIEDATFALTPGATTLDGAAPHGIALDRVGYGGLRDISLTVAPGQFVGVVTTRSSDAEALVGVLSGRVAREEYTGQIRVAGVPLEDLGLDEARRALLVEPHRTDLFTGSVRSNLGAGRDPDVLAGALHASNAVDVIDAHPDGLDHIVTERGSSLSGGQRQRLTLARALLRAAPVLVLHEPTTAVDAVTEDAVAQGIAGLRHGPDAEGFATVIVTCSPALLAVSDRVVLVDDGRVTLEGTHEDLMLRPEYRSAVLR from the coding sequence TTGTCGGGCAATCCGTTGGACGACTCGAGCTCCGATGTCACCCCCGGAGACGGTGGCGGGCGGACCCGGACCGGGGCCGCCATCCTGTGGCGCACCGTCACCCGTAACGCGCGCAGGCTGACCAGCGGGTCATTGCTGATCTGCGGCCATCAGCTCTGCGAGGCAATGGTTCCGGTACTCATCGGTGTGCTCGTCGATCGCGCCGTCAAACCCGGCGACGCCACGCAGTTGGTCATCTGGATCGGTGTCCTGGCGGCGCTGTTCGCCGTGCTGACCTCGTGCTACCGCTTCGGTGCTCGACACCTGATGCGCGCGATCGCCACTGAGGGACACCAGCTGCGCATCGACCTGGCGGCCAGGATCCTGGACCCACGGCGCCTGCGGACCTCGCAGCGCTCCGGTGAACTCCTGTCGATCGCCAGCACCGACGCCGACAACGTGTCCTACCTGCTGGACTACATCCCGCGGATCGCCGGTGCCATCACCGCCATCGTGGTGTGTGCCACGGTGCTGCTGACCATCGACGTGCCGCTCGGTCTCGCGGTGTTGATCGGCACACCGGTGATCCTGTTCGCGTTGCAGTTCGGCGGACCGGTGATCACCCGGCGAGTCGCCGAACAACAGGAGGCCGCCGGTGAGGCCACCGCGATGTCGGCCGATCTGGTTGCCGGTCTGCGGCCGCTGCGCGGTATCGGTGCCGAACACGCCGCTGCCGCGCGCTACCGCACCGTCAGCCGGGATGCCCTGCGCGCCAGCATCAGAGCGGCGCGCGCCCAGGGTGTGTATCTCGGCTTCTCCAGCGTGCTGAGCTCACTGTTGGCGGTCGGGATCGCGGTGCTGGCCGGCTGGCTGGCGCTGCGGGGGAGCATCACCGTCGGACAGCTCATCACCGTGATCGGACTCGCCCAATTCCTGCTCGAACCATTCGGCACGATGGCCGAGGCCCCGAGCTGGATCGCCGAGGCGCGCGCCTCGGCTGAACGTGTCGGCTGGATCGAGGACGCCACGTTCGCATTGACACCCGGTGCAACGACCCTCGATGGAGCTGCACCGCACGGCATCGCGCTCGACCGGGTCGGGTACGGCGGGCTCAGGGATATCAGCTTGACGGTGGCACCGGGACAGTTCGTCGGGGTGGTCACGACCAGGTCGAGTGACGCGGAGGCTCTGGTCGGCGTGCTGTCCGGCCGTGTCGCACGCGAGGAGTACACCGGCCAGATCCGGGTCGCTGGTGTGCCTCTGGAAGATCTCGGTCTCGACGAGGCGCGCCGCGCCCTGCTGGTCGAACCACACCGGACCGACCTGTTCACCGGTTCGGTGCGCAGTAATCTCGGTGCTGGGCGAGATCCGGATGTCCTCGCCGGTGCGCTGCACGCGTCGAATGCGGTGGATGTCATCGATGCCCACCCCGACGGCCTCGACCACATCGTGACCGAACGCGGCTCCAGTCTTTCGGGTGGTCAGCGCCAGCGGCTGACGCTGGCGCGCGCCTTGCTGCGGGCAGCGCCGGTGCTCGTGCTACATGAACCCACGACGGCGGTGGACGCGGTCACCGAAGATGCGGTGGCACAAGGGATCGCGGGCCTGCGCCACGGACCGGACGCAGAAGGCTTCGCCACCGTCATCGTGACGTGCAGTCCGGCCCTGTTGGCGGTGTCCGACCGCGTCGTGCTCGTCGACGACGGCCGGGTGACGCTCGAGGGCACCCACGAGGATCTGATGCTTCGTCCGGAGTATCGATCGGCGGTGTTGCGATGA
- a CDS encoding lysine N(6)-hydroxylase/L-ornithine N(5)-oxygenase family protein, producing the protein MSSTAVNGTSANGGRRVLDVVGVGFGPSNLGLAIAIEEFNEQRPAAGRITAEFVEAKPRFGWHTGMLIPGTTMQISFLKDLASQRNVQSRYTFLSYVTDRGRLNDFINHQTFFPTRLEFHDYLEWAAERVAATVRYGTRALAVRDEGHCLAIDVEHVETSRRETLLARTVVLAGGLKPHLPRGVTETARQFHNHELLTKIKDVPSTAHDRFVVVGAGQSAAEVTDYLHSTYPDAEVHGVFAKYGYSPADDSPYANRIFDPAAVDDFYAAETSVRQRLIDYHRSTNYSCVDLPLIEDLYTKEYAERVAGRRRLFFRGASEVRQAVESDSGVQVTIEHLPTRSVDVLDCDAVVYATGFIPMPLPDMLGELYDLARFGPDRPELTRDYRLEVSRQISGAIYLQGGTEHTHGLSSSLLSNIAVRSGEIVSSIAEHVGLAERTPELAVGH; encoded by the coding sequence ATGTCCAGCACCGCCGTGAACGGCACCAGCGCCAACGGTGGCCGGCGGGTTCTCGATGTCGTCGGCGTGGGCTTCGGCCCGTCCAACCTGGGCCTGGCCATCGCGATCGAGGAGTTCAACGAACAACGGCCCGCAGCCGGGCGGATCACTGCCGAGTTCGTCGAGGCGAAGCCCCGATTCGGTTGGCACACCGGGATGCTCATCCCCGGCACTACCATGCAGATCTCCTTCCTCAAGGATCTCGCCAGTCAACGCAACGTGCAGAGCCGATACACGTTCCTGAGCTATGTGACCGATCGCGGGCGTCTCAACGACTTCATCAACCACCAGACCTTCTTCCCGACGCGCTTGGAGTTCCACGATTATCTGGAGTGGGCCGCCGAACGGGTGGCGGCAACGGTGCGCTACGGCACCAGGGCGCTCGCCGTGCGCGATGAGGGACACTGTCTGGCAATCGATGTCGAGCATGTCGAGACGTCGCGTCGGGAAACCCTGCTGGCCAGGACGGTCGTGCTGGCGGGCGGCCTGAAGCCGCATCTGCCGCGCGGTGTCACCGAAACCGCGCGCCAGTTCCACAACCACGAATTGCTGACCAAGATCAAGGATGTCCCGTCGACCGCCCACGATCGATTCGTCGTGGTGGGTGCGGGTCAGAGCGCCGCGGAAGTCACCGACTACCTGCACTCCACGTATCCCGACGCGGAGGTTCACGGGGTCTTCGCCAAGTACGGATACAGTCCGGCCGACGACAGTCCCTACGCCAACCGGATCTTCGATCCCGCCGCGGTGGACGACTTCTACGCCGCGGAAACATCTGTGCGGCAACGCCTGATCGACTATCACCGGTCGACCAACTACTCCTGCGTGGATCTGCCTCTGATCGAGGACCTGTACACCAAGGAGTATGCCGAGCGCGTCGCCGGTCGTCGACGACTGTTCTTCCGCGGCGCGTCGGAGGTGCGACAAGCCGTCGAAAGTGACAGCGGTGTGCAGGTGACGATCGAGCATCTGCCGACCCGCTCGGTCGATGTGTTGGACTGCGATGCCGTGGTCTACGCCACCGGCTTCATCCCGATGCCGCTTCCCGACATGCTCGGTGAGCTGTACGATCTCGCGCGATTCGGGCCCGATCGACCCGAGCTGACCCGCGATTACCGACTCGAGGTCAGCAGGCAGATATCCGGCGCCATCTACCTGCAGGGCGGTACCGAACATACGCACGGCCTCAGTTCGTCGCTGCTGTCCAACATCGCGGTACGCAGCGGTGAGATCGTGAGCTCCATCGCCGAGCATGTCGGACTGGCCGAGCGGACCCCCGAACTGGCGGTCGGCCACTGA
- a CDS encoding DUF732 domain-containing protein — protein MRRFVIAAAAALTMVLPIGTATAVADRDTDFANELHGFGIYGQRDFNAWMAKITCKRIDTGVDATATDSAHFLAQNLARTNSTAQVYQFLGTALRMYCPVHLDKLTVNQEQP, from the coding sequence ATGAGACGATTTGTGATCGCGGCGGCCGCGGCGTTGACGATGGTGTTGCCGATCGGAACCGCCACCGCGGTCGCCGATCGGGACACCGACTTCGCCAACGAACTGCACGGCTTCGGGATCTACGGCCAGCGAGACTTCAACGCCTGGATGGCCAAGATCACCTGTAAGCGAATCGACACCGGAGTCGACGCCACCGCAACGGATTCCGCGCATTTCCTGGCGCAGAACCTGGCGCGGACGAACAGCACCGCGCAGGTCTATCAGTTCCTCGGGACCGCACTGCGCATGTACTGCCCGGTGCACCTGGACAAGTTGACGGTCAATCAGGAGCAGCCATGA
- a CDS encoding DUF2127 domain-containing protein — MRIDFALRSCGLHGHATFAPDEPELRDRLRVDTPVGEAWRCLRCETFVVGPPRGRGPADTAPEVPRGRLLRDRTLMRVLAVERVIRALIVLLGAVAVFKLRGARAEYQQKFEAELPLIKPLSDQIGWNIEDSKIVQHIGEAFTLSETTLLWVGIGLIGYALIELIEAVGLWSMKRWGEYFAVIATSAFLPLEIYELTEKVTALRVLAVLINIVAVVWLLWSKRLFGLNGGGAAYHAEHHTESLLSVERAGLNRA, encoded by the coding sequence ATGCGGATCGATTTCGCGCTGCGGTCGTGCGGTCTGCACGGGCACGCGACCTTCGCCCCCGACGAGCCCGAGTTGCGCGACCGGCTGCGGGTGGACACCCCGGTCGGGGAGGCGTGGCGCTGCCTGCGCTGCGAAACGTTCGTCGTGGGTCCGCCGCGCGGGCGCGGTCCCGCCGATACCGCCCCCGAGGTACCGCGCGGCCGGTTGCTGCGCGACCGCACCCTGATGCGGGTGCTGGCCGTCGAACGGGTCATCCGGGCGCTGATCGTCCTGCTGGGTGCGGTGGCGGTGTTCAAGCTGCGCGGCGCCCGCGCCGAGTACCAGCAGAAGTTCGAGGCCGAGTTGCCGTTGATCAAGCCGCTCAGCGATCAGATCGGTTGGAACATCGAGGACTCGAAGATCGTGCAGCACATCGGGGAGGCCTTCACGCTGTCGGAGACCACCCTGCTGTGGGTCGGCATCGGCCTGATCGGCTACGCCCTCATCGAACTGATCGAGGCCGTCGGGCTGTGGTCGATGAAACGGTGGGGCGAGTATTTCGCCGTCATTGCCACCAGTGCCTTCTTGCCTTTGGAGATCTACGAGCTGACCGAGAAGGTGACCGCACTCCGGGTGCTTGCGGTGCTGATCAACATCGTGGCAGTGGTGTGGTTGTTGTGGAGCAAGCGGCTGTTCGGACTCAACGGTGGCGGCGCGGCTTACCACGCCGAGCACCACACCGAGAGTCTGCTCAGCGTCGAGCGCGCCGGCCTGAACCGCGCCTGA
- a CDS encoding oxygenase MpaB family protein: MSVPTRHPHRPGAVPGAIRLLAGLLGLDQPDHDQWRRLGERLTVGDEAADRLVEWMLQAGMAETRPLFERALAQGIAGVPDAPAPLREFFDIVETVPDWVDWKLIRRGERAMRRGGADGMYIARDVSLLGGYQFSGFNKTLVRTGALEKGSNKRFAETMQWAMDVISENGMDPGGVGYRSTLRVRLIHAMVRRHVAAMPDWRGAEWGLPINQTDMAATLVGALIAPSAGGIGMGLLLSPGDYAGIAHLTRYVGWLIGVDDEWLPCDYRDGIRVLFHTLTALAQPDESTRALAVPMAQDPMGWHYENLSGIRRRVARAQHLSVTSAFLGPRAMRALGLPAHVLPWYPALRLPVNMLRSLRVLVRPALADADAARGDREQKALLHTMIGDAQARIGDSAAHVVQVA, from the coding sequence ATGAGCGTGCCGACGCGACACCCGCACCGTCCGGGTGCGGTACCTGGCGCTATCCGACTGCTTGCCGGCCTCCTCGGACTCGACCAACCCGATCACGACCAGTGGCGCAGGCTGGGTGAGCGGCTGACCGTCGGTGACGAGGCCGCCGACCGACTGGTCGAGTGGATGCTGCAAGCCGGTATGGCGGAAACGCGGCCGCTGTTCGAGCGCGCGCTGGCCCAGGGGATCGCCGGGGTCCCGGACGCGCCGGCGCCGCTGCGCGAGTTCTTCGACATTGTGGAGACGGTGCCCGATTGGGTCGACTGGAAGCTGATCCGGCGCGGCGAACGGGCCATGCGCCGCGGCGGTGCCGACGGCATGTATATCGCGCGTGATGTCTCACTGCTGGGTGGATACCAGTTCTCCGGGTTCAACAAGACCCTGGTGCGCACGGGCGCCCTTGAGAAGGGGTCGAACAAGCGATTCGCCGAGACGATGCAGTGGGCGATGGACGTCATCTCCGAAAACGGTATGGACCCCGGCGGTGTCGGCTACCGATCGACCCTGCGGGTTCGTCTGATCCATGCGATGGTGCGGCGCCACGTGGCGGCCATGCCCGACTGGCGCGGCGCGGAATGGGGTCTGCCCATCAACCAGACCGATATGGCGGCGACATTGGTCGGCGCCCTGATCGCGCCCTCTGCGGGCGGAATCGGTATGGGCCTGCTGTTGTCCCCGGGCGACTATGCCGGCATCGCACACCTGACCCGCTACGTCGGATGGCTCATCGGGGTCGACGACGAATGGTTGCCGTGCGATTACCGCGATGGCATCCGGGTGCTGTTCCACACGTTGACGGCGCTGGCGCAACCCGACGAGTCCACCAGGGCGCTGGCGGTGCCGATGGCCCAGGATCCGATGGGGTGGCACTACGAGAATCTCAGCGGTATCCGCCGTAGGGTGGCCCGGGCGCAGCACCTGTCGGTGACGAGCGCCTTCCTGGGACCGCGGGCCATGCGCGCGCTGGGCCTGCCGGCCCATGTGCTGCCGTGGTACCCGGCGTTGCGTCTACCGGTCAATATGCTGCGCAGCCTGCGGGTGCTGGTGCGGCCCGCGCTGGCCGATGCCGATGCCGCCCGGGGTGATCGAGAGCAGAAGGCGTTACTTCACACGATGATCGGCGATGCCCAGGCTCGGATCGGCGATTCCGCCGCGCACGTGGTGCAGGTCGCCTGA
- the panD gene encoding aspartate 1-decarboxylase — protein sequence MFRTMLGGKVHRATVTQADLHYVGSITIDQDLMRAADILDGEQVDVVDITNGARLTTYAITGAAGSGVIGINGAAAHLVHPGDLVIILTYRTVEESELGEHIPRVVHVDGDNRIVALGSDPSEPVPGAVDQLTGA from the coding sequence GTGTTCCGAACCATGTTGGGGGGCAAGGTGCATCGCGCCACTGTCACCCAAGCTGACCTGCACTACGTCGGTTCGATCACCATCGACCAGGATCTCATGCGGGCGGCGGACATCCTGGACGGCGAGCAGGTCGACGTCGTCGATATCACCAACGGAGCGCGCCTGACCACCTATGCGATAACCGGCGCGGCCGGCTCGGGCGTCATCGGAATCAACGGTGCCGCAGCACATCTGGTGCACCCGGGTGATCTCGTGATCATTCTCACCTACCGCACGGTCGAGGAAAGCGAGCTCGGCGAACACATTCCGCGGGTTGTCCACGTCGACGGCGACAACCGGATCGTCGCGCTGGGCAGCGATCCGTCCGAGCCGGTGCCCGGGGCTGTCGACCAGCTCACGGGAGCCTGA